A region of uncultured Draconibacterium sp. DNA encodes the following proteins:
- a CDS encoding bile acid:sodium symporter family protein, which yields MKIDKFVLAIIGVIILAWFFPGIGSPESGVPLDLIASIGISLIFFFYGLKLSPRDIKMGLRNWKLHVVVQTTTFLVFPLIVLAFYPFIKTENGQTIWLAFLFLAALPSTVSSSVVMVSIAKGNIPAAIFNASISGLIGIVITPLWMGLFLKQTTIDFNLGEIYFKLLTEILLPVIVGVFLQRFWGDYARKYSRYLTLFDKSVILLIIFKSFSHSFENKVFSAVDATDLFLILMAVILLFCAIYFLTFKVSQLLGFTIEDQITTQFCGTKKSLVHGTVFAKILFQQSAATGIMLLPIMIFHPIQILIISFVATKLGKRK from the coding sequence ATGAAGATAGATAAATTCGTTTTAGCCATTATCGGTGTTATTATTCTGGCCTGGTTTTTCCCCGGAATTGGAAGCCCGGAAAGTGGTGTTCCGCTTGATTTAATTGCGAGTATTGGGATTTCGCTGATTTTCTTTTTCTATGGATTAAAACTGAGTCCGCGCGATATAAAAATGGGACTCAGAAATTGGAAGCTTCACGTTGTGGTACAGACAACTACCTTTTTGGTTTTTCCATTAATTGTTCTTGCTTTTTACCCGTTTATAAAAACCGAAAACGGACAAACCATCTGGCTGGCTTTTTTGTTTTTGGCGGCACTACCGTCAACAGTGTCTTCGTCAGTGGTGATGGTTTCAATTGCTAAAGGAAATATTCCGGCTGCCATTTTTAACGCGAGTATTTCGGGGTTGATCGGTATTGTGATAACGCCGCTTTGGATGGGACTTTTTTTAAAGCAGACTACCATTGATTTTAACCTTGGCGAGATCTATTTTAAACTGCTTACGGAAATTTTGCTGCCTGTTATTGTCGGTGTTTTTCTGCAACGTTTTTGGGGTGATTACGCGCGGAAATACAGTCGATACCTTACTTTATTCGATAAATCGGTGATCCTGCTGATTATCTTCAAAAGCTTTTCGCATTCATTCGAGAACAAGGTTTTTAGTGCTGTTGATGCCACTGATCTTTTTCTGATTTTAATGGCCGTTATCCTACTTTTTTGTGCGATCTATTTCCTAACGTTTAAAGTGTCTCAGTTATTAGGATTTACGATCGAGGATCAGATTACGACACAATTTTGTGGAACAAAAAAGTCCCTGGTGCACGGAACTGTTTTTGCCAAAATATTGTTTCAGCAGTCGGCAGCTACCGGAATAATGTTGCTGCCGATTATGATTTTCCACCCGATACAAATACTTATAATCAGTTTTGTAGCGACTAAATTGGGTAAGCGAAAATAG